The stretch of DNA ACGTGAGCTGGCCGATGAAACACATGTATCAACTGCAACTATATTGCGGTTTTGTAGAAAAGTAAATTGTGAGGGTTTCTCCGAATTTAAGGTGAAGCTCAAAATGCATTTAGAAGGAAATAAAAAGACGGTTATAAAAAGTGTCCATCATTCAATTGTAGAGTTTTTTGAGCGGACGCTAAAAGGTGATCTAGAAATAAAAATAAAACAGGCTGCCAGTCTAGTTAACACAGCAGAAAATGTTATTTTTATCGGAATAGGAAGCTCAGGCATTCTTGCAGAATATGGGGCGAGGTATTTCTCGAGCTTAGGGAAGTTTTCGTTGTATATTAAAGACCCGCACTTTCCGATTCACACTAAGCTCCGCAATAACAGTGTGACCATTGCGTTGTCAGTCTCAGGAGAGAATAATTTCACCGTCACGCATTTGAATCAATTAAAACAAGAAGGTAGTAAAATTATTAGTATCACAAACAATAAACTATCAACCATTGCAAAAATTTCTGATATCAATATTCCTTATTATGTAACTGAAGAATTTGTAGAAGAAGCCAATAT from Bacillus sp. SLBN-46 encodes:
- a CDS encoding MurR/RpiR family transcriptional regulator, yielding MFSNEVIASFNELETSLYNYICQNGDKVAYMRIRELADETHVSTATILRFCRKVNCEGFSEFKVKLKMHLEGNKKTVIKSVHHSIVEFFERTLKGDLEIKIKQAASLVNTAENVIFIGIGSSGILAEYGARYFSSLGKFSLYIKDPHFPIHTKLRNNSVTIALSVSGENNFTVTHLNQLKQEGSKIISITNNKLSTIAKISDINIPYYVTEEFVEEANITTQVPVVYILESMAREIHKLNQ